In Paludibacter propionicigenes WB4, the genomic window CTTCGGCTCGTCACGATGTCTTTGCTAACTACCTGGCGGCAAAATATCCTGAAAGCTACAACGCCGATATTCCTCAGGAGTTGGCTTATTCGGGTTCTTGCAAACTCACCGATGCAGTTGAAGGTTTGGGTATTGATGCCGGGAAACTGGTGTTATCTCCGACACGCACCTATGCTCCGGTGGTAAAAAAATTATTGTCAGAACTTCGACCTAATATTCACGGAATGGTGCATTGTTCGGGAGGTGCGCAAACCAAAATTCTGCACTTTATCGACAACCTGAAAGTGGTAAAAAACAATCTTTTCCCTGTTCCTCCTCTGTTCCAACTAATTCAGAAAGAATCAGGAACCGATTGGAAAGAGATGTACAAGGTGTTCAACATGGGACATAGACTGGAAGTATATTTACCGGCAGAATACGCCCAACAAGTTATTGAAATATCCAAATCATTCAACATCGATGCACAAATCGTAGGCTATTGCGAACATTCCGATAAAAAGGAACTATTGATTGAAAGCGAGTTTGGAAAGTTTGAGTATTAACCGCTAAAGACACGGCAGGATATTCTAAAGATATTGCAGAACGTTCTAAAGACTTAGCAGGACATTCTAAAGCAATAGCAGAGAATTCTAAAGGCATAGCAAAACATTCTAAAGACTTAGCAGGACATTTTAAAGACTTAGCAAAACGGTCTAAACACCTAGCAGAACATTCTAAACGTTCGGCAGAGAGTTCTAAACTATCAAAGAATAGGAGACTGACTTACACATAGTCAAGAGCCCTGAAAGAAAATTTCTTTCAGGGCTCTTGCTGTTATGTGACTTTAGCTATTTCGTAGGAGTACCTGACTTACTTCAGTAAAAAACCTATATTCGTGGTAAATAGCTTTACAGCTATGGCTAGCAGGATTATTCCGAAAAATTTCCGAAGAATGTAAATTCCACCATCGCCAATAAGCTTCTCTATTTTTGATGTTGATTTCAACACAAAGAAAACAAAAATCATATTCAATACCAATGCAATTATGATATTCTCAGTAGCATATTCTGCGCGTAAAGCAAGCAGTGTGGTAAATGAACCGGGGCCGGCTATAAGAGGAAAAGCAATAGGAACTATGGACGAACCTCCCTCGGGACCATGATTTCGGAAAATTTCCACATCCAGAATCATTTCCAACGAAAATATGAATATTATCAAAGCTCCAGCAACCGCAAATGACTGAATATCCACATTGAAGAGTCGCAGAACAGCCTCACCCGAAAAAAGAAAAAAGACAAGTATGATTAAAGCCACGATCGAAGCCCTGGAAGCATATACGCTCTGTCCTTTACGCTTAATATTGAGTATTATAGGGATAGAACCCAGGATATCAATTATAGCAAAAAGCACCATAAATGCGCTGGTAATCTGTAAGAAACTGAAATTCATTTTAGTTGTTTAAGTGTTTCATTATTTATAATTCGTCTCTCCGCATCAAAAAACCAACCCCACTTGTTGAAGTACTTTATCATGTTTTTCATGTGAATAAACAGCAACCTGCCAACGACATAAGAACCTTGCGCATGCTGGTGCACAACCGAAACCTGCGGGTAAAAAACAGTACGGTATTTCTGATGCATTCGCCTAGTCAAATCAATATCTTCGGGATACATAAAAAATCGTTCATCAAACAGTCCAACTTCCCTGACTGATTCAGTTTTTAAGAACATAAAACATCCTGAAAGATAGGGAACATCCATTATCCGATTATATCCCGAAGCTCGAAGTTCAAACACATCAGCTCGTTTCTTTGTCCACGCCTTAGGCAAAAATCTTCGAAAGATTAAATCAAAGGGTGTTGGCAATAGTTTGCAAAGATACTGAATTTCTCCATTGGGATAATATACTTTGGGCATCAATAAGCCAATATTTGAATTATTATTCATAAACGCATCAATTTTCGCCAGTATTTCCGACTGAAAAATAATGTCAGGATTCAAAACTAAATGATATGGGATATTTTGTTCCAGCGTCCGACGAATGGCAATATTATGCGCAGCACCATACCCAATATTCTGGTTATTAAAGATATATGTCACGCCAAGATCAACAAACTGATCTTGCCTGAAAGGCGAATTATCGATCAGAAAAATTTCCGACACACAGTCCGCTTCACGCAAAACATCCACCAACGGCTGAATCTCAGCTACAGTGTGCTTGTAAATAACAATGGATACA contains:
- a CDS encoding glycosyl transferase family 2, with amino-acid sequence MPINVSIVIYKHTVAEIQPLVDVLREADCVSEIFLIDNSPFRQDQFVDLGVTYIFNNQNIGYGAAHNIAIRRTLEQNIPYHLVLNPDIIFQSEILAKIDAFMNNNSNIGLLMPKVYYPNGEIQYLCKLLPTPFDLIFRRFLPKAWTKKRADVFELRASGYNRIMDVPYLSGCFMFLKTESVREVGLFDERFFMYPEDIDLTRRMHQKYRTVFYPQVSVVHQHAQGSYVVGRLLFIHMKNMIKYFNKWGWFFDAERRIINNETLKQLK
- a CDS encoding MarC family protein, whose translation is MNFSFLQITSAFMVLFAIIDILGSIPIILNIKRKGQSVYASRASIVALIILVFFLFSGEAVLRLFNVDIQSFAVAGALIIFIFSLEMILDVEIFRNHGPEGGSSIVPIAFPLIAGPGSFTTLLALRAEYATENIIIALVLNMIFVFFVLKSTSKIEKLIGDGGIYILRKFFGIILLAIAVKLFTTNIGFLLK